AAGCATCGATAACAGATGAACCGCGGAGCACCAAATCACCTTACTTGGCCTTGGCGCGAGAAAAGAGATACCAAAGGAACCCGTGAAGACAATACATGTAAATTTCATAGGTGACTGAAGAGACAGCCATCGAGTACAAGAGCAATAAATGCACTGACGAAGTAGTTGAAAAGATAAGAAGAATCTGGTTAAATAGAGACTCGGCTTAATATATCAAGAGCGACATCGGTAGAATTCATTAAGTAGACGACATCGGGCAAAGGAACATCAGAAGAAGGTATTCTAGGCTCGGCCCAAAATCTCGGGCCAAACTCTATTCCTAACTCGAGAAGGACATCAAGAAAGATGCGCCACAACTTACACTGTAACTTGAGTGTATCATCACTTAGggctataaatagagggctaTGTAGAGAGTTGAGGGGCAAGTAATAAgtgaggaaagagagaatactaaGAGCTTGAGAGTGAGACTTGTGAGCTTGTAAGAAGAGACATCCTTTGTAACCTTGAATCAAGTAATAAAGATCATCCCTTaccccccgtggacgtaggtaatcatactgaaccacgtatatcttgtgttcttgtgcATCTCTTGCTTGTTTAATTCATTAGGTGTGTGTATGTGTTTCTTTGGATGTAGTTGTAGTATTTTCCAcatctacattctggcgccgactaaggcgACCTTGTAACATCTTTTGATGCCTTGCATCAAAGCCATTAAAGAGAGATTCACAAGCTCCTAAAGACATCCTTCGATGTTAGTTGACGCTAAGTGAAAGACTCTTATGGTTGAGAAATAGGAGTTGATGGACGAGTCTTTTAAAGctttttttcttgtctttctttccTTTTCGAAACTCGGTATGTTACTTTCGTTTTCATTTAATTTTCGTCGAGTTTGCAAAGTTCTGATTAGACTCGTGTCAACAATCAGAGCTGCTGTGCTCTTGTAAAACAAGATTCTCGTTGCATATTAATCAAAATTTCCTTTATCTTACAAGATTCTCTTGTAAAACAAGCTTGTGAGGTATGCTTTTGAAAACTTTCTCTTCACGTCAAATAGTTCTGATTAAGAAGTCTGGTATAAGTTTCGATTGgttgtgttttcttttgtgacTGAAACGAGTGATCATAAGGATTTGAAAATCCCAAAAGAACTGTCTTTTATGTTTGGTAGAAGCTAGAAAAAACACCACCCCGCTGGTCATGGGTAACTTAATCACAACAGTAGCAGCggtaaaatcagctcgaaatcgTTGAGTTAGGGTTTTCCAAAAGCTATGGCTATAAAGGGTGCGATGAGTACTTTAACAATAGTCTCATCTTAACCCTGTCACAAGAGACCTACAACATCATCACAAAgccaaaaggaaaagaaaactcGTCAGGACAACTTGTGCTGGTCAGACATGGACAGATCGATTGACGGAGGTCATCACCACAAATCTTAGTCAAGAAAGAAATTTTCCGACCGAACGTACGGATAATTAATGATTTCTGGCACAAAGAATGTTGGGACAAACGATGATTAATGCATAATAAAAGTACCGAAAGAGACGTAAAAAACAACATTTCTAAAGATTGTCTTATTTGTCAAAACGACCTTTTTTGTTGAGTTTAGCAAGATGAAGCAAAAAGGAATCGTACTTGGTtgaactttttcttcttctgcaattcAGAGTTGTTGTACTTCATCCTTAACTTTTTCGAAAATAGTCCAAAGTGAGGTGCTGTCTATTTTTCTGACGTAGGTAAGGAACGGAGAGCCGATGGCAAGTACTTCCGGGACGGGCAGGATTCTGAGGAATCGAACTGTAACAGGAACTAGCGCGCATGAGGGAGTAACGGACTCTCGACAAAACAATCGACAACATCAACAAGGAGAGTCTCGGGCACCGGGTGGAGGCATGACAACTGTTAATGAGGAAGTCGACTTAGGCCAAGACGATGAACTCACCCCGAGAGAACTAAAAAATTGACCCGAGTCAAATGAGACGAGGGGAGATGATAGACAGAATGACTGCATCGGACACAGAGGAAGACGAGGAAGCACGAATAATGCGAGAGGACCGTAGACGAGCTCGGAAACGTGCAGAGTATCAGAGGGCTTTGGAACAAGAAGGCGAGAGGCTTAGGAGAGTACACCTAGAATTGGGTAACACCACCCGAGACATCCCACCAATTTCAACCGCTCCCCCCGTAGCTCCTCCTGTGGCACCACCAGTTCCACCACCCGATACGGTAGGGAACCAgggaaatggtcattccagtcacGAGAGCACCGACCCGACACTACTGGAAATTCTGTCCAATCAGAGGAGACAGGAGGATATGATGAGGGAATTACATAGAAGGAACCTGGCGTTGGAGCATGAAAACTATCAACTTCGAAATCAGAGATCTGGGTCACGGGGGTCATTGAGCCGAGGAGCTTCCAGCAGCCACACCCGATCAGGACGAACTCAAACACCGCCCTTGACCCCAGGACATGCACCCGACCCCAGCCGGACGAGAAGCGGGTATGGTCCACCCGAAAATTCTTCAATTGACGAAGAAGTGCATAATGGGAGATCTGAGGCGGAGACGGATGCTAAGCTCAAGCAACCTGAGGAGATAGTCAAGAAATTGGCGGGAGACGGCGAGGACGACAAGTTGGCAGAGGTGATTAGCGAAGCACATAAAACTCCTTTCACCAAGGAACTTGAACGAGCACCGTTCCCCCCATAATGTACACTTCCAACCTTCCCATCCAGGTTTGACAACACTGGCGACGCAGGAGAGCACATCTAGATGTACATCATGTCCCTACTACAATGGAAGAACTATGACGTGGTTATGTGTAAGTTTTTCCCAGCAAGCCTAGAAGGCGAGGCGAAGATCTGGTTCTATACTTTGCCCGATGAGTCCATTGGAAATTGTGGCGTCCTAGTGGAAACATTTCTCGAAACATACATGCATAACAACATTTCTCGCCCAAGGGTGAACAAACTGTTCACACTGGCACGAAGGTTCAGGGAACCTTTAAGATCTCTAACGGACAGATGGAGGAAGCTGTGCACCGATATCGGAAAAGTACCAGTCGACCAACAGATTTTCGGATTCGAAAATTCATTAGGAAAATCCGACCCTATTTGGATAGCTATGTATACTGAGAAACCGCAAATCCTAAGGGAGATGGGAAAGATGCAAGAGCATTATATCGCCTTAGAGGAGATACAAGAGGGAGCGCAGGATAGAGGAGTACAAGAAGCGAGTGCGTCGGTGGAACCTGTTCCTCAAGAAGACCCAAAACGATCAGAGAAAAGGCCGATGGCACCACATCAAGGCTCGGGCAAGAAGGAATGGGTTGAGAAAGGAAAGAAACCTCGTCATGAACCAAGGACGTACACGCCTCTGAATGCACCATTAGAGGAAATATTCAAGGAAGTAGAAAAGCGAAAAGACATCAGATACCCAAAGACGAAGGGAATCCAGTTTGACGAGACAAGAAACCATCCCGAGTTTTGCCATTACCACCAGTACCGAGGCCACTCGACTAACAACTGTCGGGAGGTAAAGGACATTGTTCAACATTTGATCCAAGATGGCTACttacgaaattttgttaagacaGCGTCGACATCGACCCAACAACCCGATGCTCTCGTACATCAAGTGAGGATCGACCAAGGGACTCAGTTCACCTGCAACACCATTTCACACTCGACGACCCAAAGATTCGACTTAGGGGGCAGTATCACTTCTAGAATCTGCAAGAGGGATCGGGCGGGAAAAGAGATCCTTAGTGTAGCCAAAATTTTGCCTATGGAACCCTGGATGATGTAGCCGATCACCTTCTCGGCCAAGGACGTCCCATCGAACGACCAAGCACATGGAGATCCCTTAGTAGTTACCTTACTCATCGAGGAGTGAGGGGTGAAAAGGATATTGATGGACAGTGGGAGCTCAGTCGAGGTCCTATTTTACGACACGTTCAAGAGGATGGAGATATCAGATGACGTTCTGATCCCTTCAACTTATCGGATCTACGGCTTCAACGGTACAGTGACAATGCCAAAGGGGGAGGGCACTCTCAGAGTCTCGGACGGACAGGGATACTTGGACACACTTACCACCTTTTGTGTAGTGGATGTCGTATCTCCCTATGAGGCTATCCTTGGAAGACCTTGGATCGCGGGTATCAAATGTGTGCCATCGGCATACCATCATAAGTTAAGGTTCCCATCTTACCGAGGGGTTGTGGAAGTACTGGGCGATCCACAGGCTACAAGACAATGTATGCAGCtggatattcaacaaaatgaggaAAGGCGATCAAGACAGCGCCGAGAAAAGAACAAAGCTAAGGAGGCTAAAGCAGCGGAGGAGTTAGAGAAGGTACTCTCACAAGCCATTGCGACCTATGAAACAGGCGAGAAAGAAGTTTTATAGCAATCAAAGGAGGCGATGTCGGTGAAGGAATCAAAGCCTAACTTCTCGGTCTTAGAGGCTACCCGACAAATCAACTTAGGGACTGAGGAGGAACCTAAGATATTAAAAATTGGGACCTTACTATCAGAAGGACAAACAGAACAACTAATAACCTTATTAAAGGAACACCTGAATGTGTTCGCCTGGCAGATGCATGATATGGAGGGAATCGACCCAGAAGTATGCTCACACCACTTAAGAATAGACCCTAAATTCAAACCGATCCGACAAAAAATGCGTAGGATTGCACCCGAGTTGCAGGCAGCAGTAGAGGCCGAGTTAAAAAAGCTACAGATAGCGGGGATCATTCGGAAGGCTCAATACCCCTAATGGATATCTAATATGGTGATAGTCCCTAAAAtgaatggaggggttagaatatgtaTCGACTTCATCGACTTGAATAAGGCCTGCCCGAAGGATAGTTTTCCCCTCCCcagtatcgatcaattggtagaGTCCATAGTTGGGTACAAGGCGATAACACTGATGGACGGGTACTCAGGATATAATCAAATTCCCCTAgctcccgaggatcaagaacatacGTATTTCTTCACACCTAGAGGGTTATATTGCTACACCAAAATGTCGTTCGGATTGAGGAACGCCGGTGCCACTTATCAAAGGTTGGTGGAGGACATGTTTGAGGACAAAATACACGACACCATCGAATTCTATGTGGACGATATGTTAGTCAAAAGCAAGGTGGCAGACAATCATATTGATGATCTTAGGGAAATATTTCGAACCATGAGAAAATATAAGATGCGAGTAAACCCAGCCAAATGCACCTTTTGGGTTACCTCGAGTAAGTTTATGGGATACATAATCACTGATAAAGGTATAGAAGCCGATCCATAGAATATTAGGGTTGTGTTGGAAATGCCGTCCCCGGTGACGATCAAATATGTACAACGGCTAAACAGAAACTTGGCGGCACTAGGACGATTCATCTCACGATCCTCAGATAAATGTAAAGATTTCTTCGGGACGTtaaagaaaggagaaaaattcaaatggagtGAGGAATGTGAGGATTCCTTCTAAAAGATTAAGCAACATCTAGCAAGCCTACCAGTTTTGCAAAGACCCGAGCCCGATGAAGTGCTTACCCTGTATCTCGGGGCAACAGGTTATGCCATAAGCGCAGTTTTAGTCAAGAATTTGGGGGCCGGGGAGAAGCATGTGTACTTCATAAGCAAAACCATGAACCCGGCAGAGAAAAAATACACTAGAATTGAGCAGTTAATACTAGCCTTGGTATTTGCAACACAAAAACTTCGAACATATTTCCAGACCCACAGAATTCGAGTGCTTACGAAGTCTTCCATAGAGTCAGTGCTCGACAATGCAGCGAGGTCATGACGGATTTTTAAATGGAGTGCTCAAATCAAGCAGTTCGATATCTTCTATGAGATGAGAACAGCAGTACATGCACAGGCAGTGGCCGACTTCCTGGCATATTTCCTTTTAGATGATGGGGAAGGAGTTGAAGATATCCCGGGCATGGAAGAAGACCGAGAAGACCCCTCCGACCTCCTTGAAACTTGCAGCCCAAcgcgatgggaagtcttcgtcgatgggtcGTCCAACAAAGATGGGTCCGACCTAGGGCTCGTCTTCACCACACCAAAGGGGAAAAAGATGTTTCATTCTTTCAGGCTGGAGTTTAAGGCAACAAACAATGTCACCGAGTACGAGGCCGTGATACATGCTTTACGAATGATAGTAGAAATGGGGATCCACGACGTGAGACTGACCAGCGACTCCCAGCTGGTCATTAGGCAGATCACTGCGCAGTATGCTATACATGATCCAGTATTGCAGAAGTATTGGGAGCTCGCCAAATTCTATATCGTCCAGATACCAAACAtcaaattctgatatatttgtaGGAAAGACAATCGACATTCAGATGCACTGGCGTATATCACCTCCATGCTAACAGACTCAAGCATGAAGGCATCAGAGTCATGAGAATCATGATGCCATCTGTCCCTGAGCCAGTAGACACAAAAGCATATGTAGCGGTAACTACAGCTGATAAATACGAGAACGACGATTGGCGCAAATCCATTCACCAATATTTGGAGACGGGGGAATTGCCCAAGGGACGACCCGAGATCAATAAAGTTAAAACCAAAGCGGCGGCATACGAATTACGAGACGGGTTCTGtataggaaatcctacctatgACCACTATTGAGGTGCCTAAGCAAAGAAGAAGGACACTCAATCTTGAATGAATTGCATTATGGGGCTGCGGGCAATCACAGCTCG
This DNA window, taken from Papaver somniferum cultivar HN1 chromosome 3, ASM357369v1, whole genome shotgun sequence, encodes the following:
- the LOC113359687 gene encoding uncharacterized protein LOC113359687; translation: MSLLQWKNYDVVMCKFFPASLEGEAKIWFYTLPDESIGNCGVLVETFLETYMHNNISRPRVNKLFTLARRFREPLRSLTDRWRKLCTDIGKVPVDQQIFGFENSLGKSDPIWIAMYTEKPQILREMGKMQEHYIALEEIQEGAQDRGVQEASASVEPVPQEDPKRSEKRPMAPHQGSGKKEWVEKGKKPRHEPRTYTPLNAPLEEIFKEVEKRKDIRYPKTKGIQFDETRNHPEFCHYHQYRGHSTNNCREVKDIVQHLIQDGYLRNFVKTASTSTQQPDALVHQVRIDQGTQFTCNTISHSTTQRFDLGGSITSRICKRDRAGKEILSVAKILPMEPWMM
- the LOC113359688 gene encoding uncharacterized protein LOC113359688 produces the protein MDSGSSVEVLFYDTFKRMEISDDVLIPSTYRIYGFNGTVTMPKGEGTLRVSDGQGYLDTLTTFCVVDVVSPYEAILGRPWIAGIKCVPSAYHHKLRFPSYRGVVEVLGDPQATRQCMQLDIQQNEERRSRQRREKNKAKEAKAAEELEKVLSQAIATYETGEKEVL